In a single window of the Elaeis guineensis isolate ETL-2024a chromosome 6, EG11, whole genome shotgun sequence genome:
- the LOC105033781 gene encoding uncharacterized protein has protein sequence MVFPPAEGYPMAAAADAREKPQSSHLLHHFSFPNMKRWGNQRMLRCANVNRKGEIIGGDRRPPPPAAAGERRALPSVARIRRPEEEAEGGSGGDDDDGGLEELREKLMGHLREAADRMKIGVPPPFLGGEAEKDVPAPAPARAPEAGPLSPAVEAARPWNLRTRRAACKDPIGTGGRPPSSKHAPAPAVSERGGRERTVRLRSESTEKRERPKFSVALTREEIEEDVYAMTGSRPRRRPKKRPRIVQKQLDSLFPGLWLAEITVDSYKVPDD, from the exons ATGGTATTTCCGCCGGCGGAGGGGTATCccatggcggcggcggcggatgCGCGTGAGAAGCCTCAGTCCTCCCACCTCCTCCACCACTTCTCCTTCCCGAACATGAAGAGATGGGGCAACCAGCGGATGCTCCGCTgcgccaacgtcaaccgcaaagGCGAGATCATCGGCGGCGATCGGAGGCCTCCACCGCCGGCTGCGGCCGGCGAACGGAGAGCTCTTCCTTCCGTAGCGCGGATCCGAAGgccggaggaggaggcggagggtgGCAGCGGCGGCGACGACGACGACGGAGGGCTCGAGGAGCTCAGGGAGAAGCTCATGGGCCATCTCCGCGAGGCGGCGGACCGGATGAAGATCGGCGTGCCGCCGCCTTTCTTGGGAGGAGAGGCGGAGAAGGACGTGCCGGCGCCGGCGCCAGCTAGGGCGCCGGAGGCGGGGCCCTTGTCGCCTGCGGTGGAGGCGGCTAGGCCGTGGAATCTGAGGACGAGGAGGGCGGCATGCAAGGACCCGATCGGGACCGGAGGGCGGCCCCCGAGCTCTAAACATGCTCCGGCGCCGGCGGTCTCGGAGAGAGGTGGTCGGGAGAGAACGGTCCGGCTTAGATCGGAGAGCACGGAGAAGAGGGAGCGGCCCAAGTTCTCGGTCGCGCTCACGCGGGAGGAGATCGAGGAGGACGTCTACGCGATGACGGGATCCAGACCTCGCCGGCGGCCCAAGAAGAGGCCTAGGATCGTACAGAAACAGTTGGat TCGCTCTTTCCCGGCTTGTGGCTCGCCGAGATCACTGTTGACTCGTACAAGGTTCCTGATGATTAA